One Manihot esculenta cultivar AM560-2 chromosome 6, M.esculenta_v8, whole genome shotgun sequence DNA segment encodes these proteins:
- the LOC110616991 gene encoding probable pectinesterase/pectinesterase inhibitor 59, producing MVYLAFSFMYVFYGFFHCSDNQSYILILLFSHLFFFLLYKETSFYDTQTLKSSTIKPKIRNWNSKTMATKFRPLPIFFIFLCSFFFSAECRRYKAVNMTWWCNQTPHPETCNYFVSQTHQHFAPKHRSEFRRIMIHLALERALSVERQVYRLKPKCHSHNHKAVWTDCCKLHADTIVQLNRTLQGLQSQKGCTNFDAQTWMSTALTNIETCRTGSVDFNVSDFITPIMSSNLSELISNSLALNGVLLAVEDNNTEGFPRWFSRSQRRLLQSSSLKAKANLVVAQDGSGHFRTVQTALDAASKRRYGTRFIIHVKRGIYRENIEVGINNNNIWLVGDGLRSTIITSSRSVVGGYTTYSSATAGIDGLRFVARGITFSNTAGPQKGQAVALRSASDLSVFYRCSFEGYQDTLFVHSQRQFYKECYVYGTIDFIFGNAAVVFQNCIIYARKPLKGQANMITAQARNDPFQNTGISIHNSQILPAPDLKPVVGAFQTYLGRPWMQYSRTVVLKTYLDGFINPAGWSKWGNSDFALDTLYYGEYRNFGPGSSTRQRVKWKGFHTITSSRVASSFTVAKLIAGMSWLPATGVPFISGL from the exons ATGGTATATCTTGCATTTTCATTTATGTATGTATTCTATGGATTTTTCCATTGCTCAGACAATcaatcttatattttaatactattaTTTTCACaccttttcttctttctattATATAAAGAAACCTCTTTCTACGATACTCAGACCTTAAAATCCTCAACAATCAAACCCAAAATCAGAAATTGGAATTCGAAAACCATGGCAACCAAGTTTAGGCCATTGCcaatctttttcattttcttgtGTTCGTTTTTCTTCAGTGCAGAATGTAGGAGGTATAAAGCCGTCAATATGACCTGGTGGTGCAATCAGACTCCACACCCTGAAACATGCAATTACTTCGTCAGCCAGACGCACCAGCATTTTGCACCCAAACATAGGTCAGAGTTTCGCAGAATAATGATCCACTTAGCCCTGGAGAGAGCCCTTAGTGTAGAAAGGCAGGTCTACCGACTAAAACCGAAATGCCATAGTCACAACCACAAAGCCGTGTGGACTGATTGTTGCAAACTCCATGCCGATACCATTGTCCAACTAAACCGCACCTTACAAGGTCTACAAAGCCAGAAAGGGTGTACAAATTTCGATGCACAAACTTGGATGAGCACTGCCTTGACCAACATCGAAACTTGCCGAACTGGGTCTGTTGATTTTAACGTGTCAGATTTTATCACGCCAATCATGTCCAGTAATTTATCAGAGCTCATTAGCAATAGCTTAGCTCTTAATGGGGTTTTGCTTGCCGTAGAAGATAATAATACAGAAGGATTTCCAAGATGGTTCTCCAGGAGCCAAAGGAGGCTATTGCAATCTTCATCCCTAAAAGCGAAGGCAAATCTGGTAGTAGCACAAGATGGTTCGGGGCATTTCAGGACAGTTCAGACAGCTCTTGATGCGGCGTCGAAGAGAAGATATGGAACTAGGTTCATAATCCATGTGAAGAGAGGGATTTATAGAGAGAATATTGAAGTTGGCatcaataataacaatatttgGCTGGTTGGCGATGGCCTGAGAAGCACGATAATAACAAGTAGCAGAAGCGTTGTTGGTGGTTATACAACCTACAGTTCTGCAACTGCTG GGATTGATGGCCTTCGCTTTGTCGCTCGCGGCATTACCTTCAGCAACACAGCAGGCCCCCAGAAAGGCCAAGCAGTTGCTCTTCGATCAGCCTCAGATCTCTCAGTCTTTTATCGATGCTCTTTCGAAGGCTACCAAGACACACTTTTTGTCCACTCTCAAAGACAATTCTACAAAGAATGTTACGTCTATGGCACCATAGACTTCATTTTTGGTAATGCAGCAGTTGTATTTCAAAATTGCATTATTTATGCAAGGAAACCTTTGAAGGGTCAAGCAAACATGATCACAGCACAAGCCCGCAATGACCCTTTTCAGAATACTGGAATTTCAATCCACAACTCTCAAATTTTGCCGGCACCGGATCTCAAACCTGTGGTCGGTGCATTTCAGACATACTTAGGGAGACCGTGGATGCAGTATTCTCGGACGGTTGTTCTTAAGACTTACCTTGATGGCTTCATTAACCCTGCTGGTTGGTCAAAATGGGGAAATAGCGACTTTGCTCTTGACACGTTGTATTATGGAGAATATAGAAATTTTGGGCCAGGCTCTTCCACTAGACAAAGGGTTAAGTGGAAAGGGTTTCATACCATAACTAGCAGCAGGGTGGCCTCAAGTTTCACCGTTGCTAAGCTAATTGCCGGTATGTCATGGTTGCCGGCCACGGGTGTTCCATTTATTTCTGGGCTTTGA
- the LOC110616992 gene encoding endoglucanase 4: MNPSGRLSAFIGMMMMVMVMRVASHDYGDALSKSILFFEGQRSGKLSPTQRITWRKDSALSDGFQIGVDLVGGYYDAGDNVKFNFPMAFSTTMLSWSVIEFGKFMGPDQQHALEAIQWATDYFLKATSIPGFVFAQVGDPYADHNCWERPEDMDTPRTPYAVSKQFPGSEVSGEIAAALAAASIAFRPKNLAYSARLLKRARMIFDFADTYRGSYNVSLGQWVCPFYCDFSGYEDELVWAAAWLYRATKSPNYWNYVVDNVKHLRKVLVRNIDGVIYSGGSFAEFGWDTKHAGINILVSKMLLRSNTSNLDLFIPNADKFVCSVLPESPTLSVSYSPGGLLFKPGGSNLQHATALSFLLLAYSRYLNQANREIHCGNVVANSARLVELARSQVDYILGSNPLNMSYMVGYGQKYPQRIHHRASSLPSVDQRLGRVDCQGGSTYFRSDKPNPNLLIGAVVGGPDLKDSYADSRADFVNSEPTTYINAPLVGLLAYFSSHPSS; this comes from the exons ATGAATCCGTCAGGAAGATTGTCGGCATTCATtgggatgatgatgatggtTATGGTGATGAGGGTCGCTTCACATGATTATGGAGATGCACTGAGTAAGAGCATTTTGTTCTTTGAAGGACAGAGGTCGGGGAAGTTATCCCCTACACAAAGGATCACTTGGAGAAAGGATTCTGCTCTTAGCGACGGCTTTCAGATTGGT GTTGATTTGGTGGGCGGATACTATGATGCTGGTGATAACGTTAAATTCAACTTCCCAATGGCATTCTCAACAACAATGCTGTCTTGGAGTGTAATAGAGTTTGGCAAGTTCATGGGTCCTGATCAGCAACATGCACTCGAAGCTATTCAATGGGCAACTGACTACTTCCTTAAAGCCACCAGCATTCCCGGCTTTGTGTTTGCCCAAGTTGGTGATCCTTACGCCGATCACAATTGCTGGGAGAGGCCTGAGGACATGGACACTCCTAGAACCCCTTATGCAGTCAGCAAACAGTTCCCGGGCTCTGAAGTTTCCGGCGAGATAGCGGCTGCCCTTGCAGCTGCTTCCATTGCGTTTAGGCCTAAAAACCTCGCATATTCTGCAAGGCTTCTCAAAAGGGCTAGAATG ATTTTTGATTTTGCAGATACTTACCGCGGATCTTATAATGTTAGTCTTGGACAGTGGGTATGCCCATTTTACTGTGATTTCAGTGGATACGAg gATGAATTGGTGTGGGCAGCTGCATGGTTGTACAGGGCCACTAAGTCCCCTAACTACTGGAACTACGTTGTGGATAACGTAAAACATTTAAGGAAAGTCCTTGTAAGAAATATAGATGGGGTCATCTACAGCGGTGGTAGTTTCGCTGAATTCGGATGGGATACTAAGCACGCAGGAATTAACATACTTGTTTCCAAG ATGCTGCTGAGAAGCAATACTTCCAATTTAGATCTATTTATTCCCAATGCGGACAAGTTTGTATGCAGTGTGTTGCCTGAATCACCCACCCTGTCAGTCTCATATTCTCCAG GAGGACTGCTATTCAAACCAGGAGGAAGTAACTTGCAACATGCCACGGCTTTGTCCTTTCTTCTACTTGCTTACTCTCGTTATTTAAATCAAGCCAACAGAGAGATCCATTGCGGAAACGTGGTTGCCAATTCTGCTAGGCTTGTCGAATTGGCCAGAAGCCAG GTGGACTATATACTAGGAAGTAACCCATTGAACATGTCGTACATGGTGGGATATGGGCAAAAATATCCACAGCGGATACATCACCGGGCCTCGTCTCTGCCGTCCGTTGATCAGCGTCTGGGGAGAGTGGATTGCCAGGGCGGAAGTACATATTTCCGCAGTGACAAACCTAATCCCAACTTGCTGATAGGAGCTGTTGTAGGAGGACCTGATCTCAAGGATTCTTACGCTGATAGTAGAGCTGATTTTGTAAATTCAGAGCCTACCACTTATATTAATGCACCTCTAGTTGGTCTCTTGGCTTACTTCAGCTCACATCCCTCCTCatag
- the LOC110616993 gene encoding 21 kDa protein: protein MTGFAITSFAKSLFIFLAISFPINSISAGRVLRTPKTFTEFIRTSCSTTTYPRLCYSSLSVQASQIQNSPKLLVNAALNVTIASARSTSIMMKRLSQSHGMEPREVSAMQDCVEELSDTVDELSNSIDEMGNAKGSNTEIMINDIQTWVSAALTDENTCSDGFAGHSMDGDVKSAVSKQIQNIAHLTSNALALINNYASLHG from the coding sequence ATGACGGGTTTTGCCATTACTTCTTTTGCTAAATCCCTTTTCATTTTTCTAGCCATTAGCTTCCCAATCAATTCTATCTCAGCTGGTAGAGTTCTCAGAACCCCAAAAACTTTCACAGAATTTATAAGAACATCTTGCAGTACAACTACTTATCCAAGACTTTGCTATAGCTCCCTCTCGGTCCAAGCAAGCCAGATCCAAAACAGCCCCAAGCTCCTAGTCAATGCAGCCCTTAACGTGACAATAGCATCAGCTAGATCAACTTCAATCATGATGAAAAGACTGTCTCAAAGCCATGGCATGGAGCCTAGGGAAGTATCAGCCATGCAAGACTGCGTGGAGGAGTTGAGTGACACAGTAGATGAGCTCAGCAATTCTATTGATGAAATGGGCAATGCTAAAGGGTCCAATACTGAGATCATGATTAACGACATCCAAACATGGGTTAGTGCTGCCTTGACGGATGAGAATACCTGCAGTGATGGGTTCGCTGGGCACTCCATGGATGGGGATGTGAAGAGCGCAGTTAGCAAACAGATTCAGAATATAGCACACTTGACTAGCAACGCTTTGGCCTTGATCAACAATTATGCCTCTCTTCATGGTTAA